From Kitasatospora sp. MAP12-44:
ACCACCAGCGGGGTGCCGCCGGCCGCGGAGATCCCGTCGACCAGGGCGCTCACGTCGGTTCCGACGGTGCCGCCGTTGTCGGTGACCCAGGTGGCGACCGAGGCGGCCGCGCCCTTGCGCACCGAGTGGATTCCTTCGGGCTCGTCGAGGTCGACGCCGGACATCCGGGTCTGCGCGGTGAAGGGGACCCAGGTGGCGTGCGTCAACTCGCCCTGGGTGCGGGCCCGCAGGCCGTACCCGGTCTTGGCGAGCACCACGATCGAGCGGCCCTCGGGCGTCTCGTCCGCGAGGCTGGACAGCTGCGCGGCATCCGCGAGCTCGTCGACGGCGACGCCGTTGGCGGGCTGGAACTCGGCGGCCTGGCGGTTGCCGAGGGTGATGGTGCCGGTCTTGTCGAGCAGCAGGGTGTTGACGTCGCCGGCGGCCTCGACCGCGCGGCCCGACATGGCCAGCACGTTGCGCTGCACCAGGCGGTCCATGCCGGCGATGCCGATCGCGGAGAGCAGCGCGCCGATCGTGGTGGGGATCAGCGCCACGATCAGCGCCACCAGCACGACCATGGTCTGCGGGGCGCCCGCGAAGGTCGCCATCGGCTGCAGCGCCGCCACCGTCACCAGGAACACGATGGTCAGCGAGGCCAGCAGGATGTTCAGCGCGATCTCGTTGGGCGTCTTCTGCCGGGCCGCGCCCTCGACCAGCGCGATCATCCGGTCGATGAAGGACTTGCCGGGCTCCGAGGCGATCTTGACGACGATCCGGTCGGACAGCACCTTGGTGCCGCCGGTGACCGCCGAGCGGTCACCGCCCGACTCGCGGATCACCGGCGCGGACTCGCCCGTGATCGCCGACTCATCGATCGAGGCGACACCCTCGACGACGTCGCCGTCGCCGGGGATGATCTCGCCGGCCTCGATCACGACATGGTCGCCGAGCTGCAGTGCGGTCCCGGAGACCTCCTCTTCGGCCTGACTGGTGGGCCAGTTGACCAGGCGGCGGGCCATCGTGTCGGTCTTGGTGCGGCGCAGGGTTTCGGCCTGCGCCTTGCCGCGGCCCTCGGCGACGGCCTCCGCCAGGTTGGCGAAGATCGTGGTCAGCCACAGCCAGATGGTGATCGCCCAGGCGAACACGCTGGGGCTGGCGATCGCCGACACGGTGGTGACCACCGAGCCGACCTCGACCACGAACATGACCGGGTTCTTGACCATCACCCGGGGGTCGAGCTTCTTCACCGCGTCGGGCAGGGAGGAGAGGATCAGTTTGGGATCGAGCAGGCCGCCGGACACTCTGTGCGGCTCAGCCGGCTTCTGTTCTACGGGAGTTGGGGTGGTAAGGGTGGACATCAGTGCAGACCCTCCGCGAGCGGCCCGAGAGCCAGGGCAGGGAAGTAGGTGAGGGCCGACGACGATCAGGACGACGCCCGACAGCAGACCGACGAACAGGGGCTTGTGGGTGGGCAGCGTGCCCTCGGTGGCCGGGACCGGCTGCTGACGGGCCAGCGACCCGGCCAGCGCCAACACGAAGATCATCGGCAGGAACCGCCCGAAGACCATCGCCAACCCCAGCGCGGTGTCCCACCACGGGGAGGTCACCGTCAGACCGCCGAACGCCGACCCGTTGTTGTTGGCCGCCGACGTGAACGCATACAGCACCTCGGAGAAGCCATGCGGCCCCGAGGCCTGCATGTTCGCCCGCTCACCGCCCAGCGCCATCGCGACACCCGTGCCGATCAGCACGATCGCCGGCGTGGTCAGGATGTAGAGCGAGGCGAACTTCATCTCCCGCCCGCCCAGCTTCTTGCCCAGGTACTCCGGCGTACGACCGACCATCAGGCCCGCCACGAACACCGCCACGATCGCCAGGATCAGCATCCCGTACAGACCCGAACCGGTACCGCCGGGAGCGATCTCACCGAGCATCATGTCGAAGATCGCCACCCCGCCGCCGCCCGGCGTCAGCGAGTCATGCGCCGCGTCCACCGCACCGGTGGACGTCAGCGTCGTCGAGGACGCGAACAGCGACGAGGCCGCGATACCGAAGCGGACCTCCTTGCCCTCCATCGCCGCACCGGCCGCCTGCAGCGCCACACCGCCGTGACCGGACTCGAAGAACGTCATCAGCGCCGCCGACCCGGCCCAGAACAGGCCCATCACCGACACGATCGCGTAGCCCTGGCGGTGGTCGCCCACCATCTTGCCGAAGGTGCGCGGCAGCGAGAAGGAGATCACCAGCAGCAGGAAGATCTCCAGCCAGTTGGTGAACCCGGTCGGGTTCTCGAAGGGGTGCGCCGAGTTGGCGTTGAAGAACCCGCCGCCGTTGGTGCCCAGCTCCTTGATGACCTCCTGCGAGGCCACCGGACCACCCGGGATCGACTGCGTGTCCCCGCCCAGCGTCGCCAGGTCGTGGAAACCGTGGAAGTTCTGGATCACACCGTTGGCGACCAGCACCAGACCGAACACGATCGACAGCGGCAGCAGCAGCCGCAGGCAGATCCGGGTCAGGTCCACCCAGAAGTTGCCCACCCGGTCGGTGCGGGAGCGCGTGAAGCCGCGGATCAGCGTCGCCACGATCGCGATGCCCACCGCCGCCGACACGAAGTTCTGCACGGTGAGGCCGACCATCTGGACCGTGTGGCCCAGCGTCGCCTCACCGGCGTAGTCCTGCCAGTTGGTGTTGGTGACGAACGAGATCGCGGTGTTCCACGCCCCGTGCGGCCCCACGGCCTTGAAGCCGAGGTTGAGCATCAGGTGGTTCTGCACCCGCTGCAGCCCGTACAGGAACAGCACGGACACCAGCGAGAACGCCAGCACCGACCGCAGATACACCGGCCAACGCTGATCCGCGTCCCCGTCCACCCCGATCGTCCTGTAGATGCCGCGCTCGACCCGCAGGTGCTTCGCGGTCGTCAGCAGCTTGGCGATGTAGTCGCCGAGGGGGCGGTAGCACAGGGCCAGCGCTCCCACCAGTGCAAGGGCCTGCATCCAGCCGGCCAAAGTCGAGCCCATGTCAGAACTTCTCCGGGAAGATCAGCGCCACGACCAGATAGCCGACCAGCGCGACAGCGACGATGAGACCTGCGATGTTCTCGGCACTCACAGCTTCTCCACCCCCCGCACCACCAGCGCGAGGACGGCGAACACGGCGACCGTGACACCGACGAAGACGAGATCGAGCATGGGCTCCACCAATTGCTTCAGGGACCTGGCCGTGGGTGGCCCCGAGGCTCCGCACGACGCCGGCGGCGGGCCGGCAGG
This genomic window contains:
- the kdpB gene encoding potassium-transporting ATPase subunit KdpB, producing the protein MSTLTTPTPVEQKPAEPHRVSGGLLDPKLILSSLPDAVKKLDPRVMVKNPVMFVVEVGSVVTTVSAIASPSVFAWAITIWLWLTTIFANLAEAVAEGRGKAQAETLRRTKTDTMARRLVNWPTSQAEEEVSGTALQLGDHVVIEAGEIIPGDGDVVEGVASIDESAITGESAPVIRESGGDRSAVTGGTKVLSDRIVVKIASEPGKSFIDRMIALVEGAARQKTPNEIALNILLASLTIVFLVTVAALQPMATFAGAPQTMVVLVALIVALIPTTIGALLSAIGIAGMDRLVQRNVLAMSGRAVEAAGDVNTLLLDKTGTITLGNRQAAEFQPANGVAVDELADAAQLSSLADETPEGRSIVVLAKTGYGLRARTQGELTHATWVPFTAQTRMSGVDLDEPEGIHSVRKGAAASVATWVTDNGGTVGTDVSALVDGISAAGGTPLVVAAKAGTAPARVLGVIYLKDVVKEGMRERFDELRRMGIKTIMITGDNPLTAKAIADEAGVDDFLAEATPEDKMALIKKEQEGGKLVAMTGDGTNDAPALAQADVGVAMNTGTMAAKEAGNMVDLDSNPTKLIEIVEIGKQLLITRGALTTFSIANDVAKYFAIIPAMFASVYPGLNHLNIMALHSPKSAITSAIIFNALVIIGLIPLALRGVKYRPSDASSMLRRNILIYGVGGLIVPFVGIKAIDLIVQFIPGLR
- the kdpF gene encoding K(+)-transporting ATPase subunit F, with translation MSAENIAGLIVAVALVGYLVVALIFPEKF